A section of the Montipora foliosa isolate CH-2021 unplaced genomic scaffold, ASM3666993v2 scaffold_427, whole genome shotgun sequence genome encodes:
- the LOC137988772 gene encoding uncharacterized protein, with product MVFPCLFPYGKGDYHINRPISCPALHEWAEHLLWYQDGRFARHKVWKFIVHNMILRKRALEQSRYFVDQQLGDPHITVGDLQERLARGDTSFTNKLLYFGANLRGTAQYWHQRRRELRAFVEFMVNEKHGLPSFFMTGSCAEFYFPPLKRLLEEYILQSTGEEVNLAENSNARFKAIQENTHVVVSYFDLRTQSYHEKVLKAVFGVSDYWYRYEFAKSRGQIHWHQLSWREDRQPHQLLHEAREDGCDENEYAARLSHWAEENFAMTALHPAGSDREGQSRKDLWPPPEGSADPILGDRDPLVKMLMEIAATQDGMLEDHLLLVNRVALHSCSDYCLRTPRHPEPGLQPKERVCRMEFGSEFRPGKKLQSGPEIVKDHNGAPRLEMPRDHPRLVQHSRYQLQSWRANGDVSLILSNSPPENPSTDDMIAIIDYVCGYACKDSEPTGATADLFKDMVNAVDTHDADEVSGKSMCAKMLMKTVGRRDISGPEASFELSGKALWRCSRSFTYLSMSGSRRLERDGETATCSTPLDKYLARPRQEQCSWYHFASKNGKVPVVSGGATHATWPLNEDYCRTMLLLHWPNWFDIQEVKGDAESWIDRFTDFICTAECPTFVKAQVSKARRYAEHPQEPVFEEDEDEDAAAVAEEQPDWVDVYAGENQIFEGVERDLDYDDGGEEYDWSSTCIMVPEGEDPKMWLQERIKEDEEQEMETEDLELPQVSLSSLNENQRAIVSLVLHTLYNFVENQEHYHPLRLVVSGTAGTGKSYVIRCLQRLVRQVFGSNGAIQVITPTGNAAYLVQGSTAHSFLGIPTGARSCNELTVPSGPVLEKIQNKCENLKVLVGDERSMFGRTTMGWMEQHTRYAINRGANADELWGGIPVAVFMGDDVQLPPVCDTAVYIQDCRSAPSNHGRLVWTTFDSAVELTQIVRQTESEQQLRDVLMSLRTYSTTPQQIHWLQKFQWHNLRLTHGPELLGRMDEQGLFVFPTHRLEWERNKVKLLEWNRKPNHPVARIKALDNGRHAQKADSNKAGGLLPLLYLCRDSKVMLVTNLKAAWGLYNGAVGTVVDIVYADGNRPTDDPPPLPDVVYVRFPGYKGPPYINEDSTVVPIVPVSRCTDCSCRCKRLQVPLRLAWGTTIHKCQGMTVGNGEAFRYVVIHPGKHDFEAKNPGALFVALSRAKSAGGEGRDPDFAFHEDVLLNDDRFKPVNTPTTGQEQWR from the coding sequence ATGGTGTTTCCTTGCTTGTTTCCCTATGGAAAGGGTGATTACCACATCAACCGTCCAATTTCATGTCCTGCACTCCATGAGTGGGCAGAGCACTTGCTGTGGTACCAGGATGGTAGATTTGCTCGGCATAAAGTGTGGAAGTTTATTGTTCACAACATGATCTTGAGAAAGCGTGCCCTGGAGCAGAGCCGGTACTTTGTTGATCAGCAACTAGGTGACCCACACATAACTGTAGGAGACCTACAAGAGCGACTAGCAAGGGGTGATACTTCATTCACAAACAAGCTTTTGTATTTCGGTGCAAACTTGCGTGGCACAGCTCAGTACTGGCATCAAAGGCGCAGAGAGCTTCGTGCCTTTGTTGAGTTCATGGTCAATGAAAAGCATGGATTGCCTTCCTTTTTTATGACTGGAAGCTGTGCGGAGTTTTATTTTCCTCCACTGAAAAGGCTATTGGAAGAGTACATTTTACAGAGCACGGGGGAAGAAGTTAACCTTGCTGAAAATAGCAATGCCAGGTTCAAAGCTATTCAAGAGAACACCCATGTAGTGGTGAGCTACTTTGACCTACGCACCCAGTCATACCATGAAAAGGTACTGAAGGCAGTGTTTGGCGTCTCTGATTATTGGTATCGCTATGAATTTGCTAAGTCCCGGGGTCAAATTCATTGGCATCAACTCAGCTGGAGAGAGGACAGACAGCCACACCAGCTGTTGCACGAAGCTCGTGAGGATGGATGTGATGAGAATGAGTATGCAGCTAGACTTAGCCATTGGGCAGAGGAAAACTTTGCAATGACAGCATTACACCCAGCTGGCAGTGACAGAGAAGGACAATCAAGAAAAGACCTCTGGCCACCACCTGAGGGTTCGGCTGACCCGATATTAGGTGATAGGGATCCCCTGGTGAAGATGCTCATGGAAATAGCTGCAACACAAGATGGAATGCTGGAAGATCATTTGCTCTTAGTCAACCGAGTTGCTCTGCACAGTTGTTCTGATTATTGCTTGAGGACTCCTCGTCACCCTGAGCCAGGATTGCAACCAAAGGAACGAGTATGTCGTATGGAATTTGGAAGCGAGTTTCGACCAGGGAAGAAACTGCAGAGTGGCCCAGAAATTGTGAAAGATCATAACGGAGCTCCTCGCCTTGAGATGCCACGTGACCATCCACGTCTGGTTCAGCATTCTCGCTACCAATTACAGTCTTGGAGAGCAAATGGCGATGTAAGCTTGATTCTTTCAAATTCACCCCCTGAGAATCCCAGCACTGATGACATGATAGCCATAATTGATTATGTGTGTGGCTATGCTTGTAAGGATAGTGAACCTACTGGTGCAACTGCTGATCTCTTTAAGGACATGGTAAATGCTGTTGACACACACGATGCAGACGAAGTGTCCGGGAAGTCAATGTGCGCTAAAATGCTGATGAAGACTGTGGGTAGACGAGATATCAGCGGACCTGAGGCCTCATTTGAGTTGAGTGGAAAAGCACTTTGGAGATGTAGCCGTTCATTCACATACTTGTCAATGTCAGGGTCAAGACGACTTGAACGGGATGGTGAGACTGCAACTTGCAGCACCCCTTTGGATAAATACCTTGCACGACCACGGCAAGAGCAGTGCTCGTGGTATCATTTTGCTTCCAAAAATGGTAAGGTTCCTGTTGTAAGTGGTGGTGCTACCCATGCAACCTGGCCATTGAATGAAGACTACTGTAGAACAATGCTTCTGTTGCACTGGCCAAACTGGTTTGACATCCAAGAAGTAAAAGGAGATGCTGAATCATGGATTGATCGCTTTACAGATTTTATCTGTACAGCTGAGTGCCCAACATTCGTTAAGGCACAGGTTTCTAAGGCACGGCGTTATGCAGAACATCCACAAGAACCGGTGTTTGAAGAGGACGAGGACGAAGATGCTGCTGCAGTAGCAGAAGAACAGCCAGATTGGGTGGATGTATATGCTGGGGAAAATCAGATATTTGAGGGTGTGGAGAGGGATTTGGATTATGATGATGGTGGAGAGGAGTATGACTGGAGTAGTACTTGCATTATGGTTCCTGAGGGTGAAGACCCCAAGATGTGGCTTCAAGAaaggataaaagaagatgaagaacaGGAAATGGAAACTGAAGACCTTGAATTGCCACAGGTGTCTCTGTCATCCCTAAATGAGAATCAGAGAGCCATAGTTAGTCTGGTGTTGCACACCCTCTACAACTTTGTTGAAAACCAAGAACATTACCATcctttgcgacttgttgtctcCGGAACTGCTGGAACCGGAAAGTCATATGTAATCAGGTGTCTGCAGAGGTTGGTGCGGCAAGTGTTTGGGTCCAATGGTGCAATACAGGTGATCACTCCAACGGGGAATGCTGCCTATCTCGTTCAAGGCAGTACAGCTCACAGCTTTTTAGGAATCCCAACAGGGGCAAGGTCTTGCAACGAGTTGACAGTGCCTTCTGGACCTGTGcttgaaaaaattcagaataagTGTGAAAATCTGAAAGTTCTGGTTGGAGATGAGCGATCAATGTTTGGCCGCACAACCATGGGCTGGATGGAACAGCATACACGTTATGCAATTAACAGAGGAGCCAATGCAGATGAGTTGTGGGGAGGTATTCCTGTAGCGGTGTTCATGGGAGATGATGTTCAACTGCCTCCTGTGTGTGACACCGCTGTGTATATTCAAGATTGTCGCAGTGCACCATCTAATCATGGTCGTTTAGTATGGACAACTTTTGATAGTGCTGTGGAGCTTACTCAGATTGTAAGACAAACTGAATCTGAACAACAGCTCAGAGATGTGTTGATGTCATTGAGAACTTACAGTACGACACCCCAGCAAATTCATTGGCTACAGAAATTTCAATGGCACAATCTCCGATTAACCCATGGTCCAGAACTCCTAGGAAGGATGGATGAACAAGGCTTGTTTGTGTTTCCAACCCATCGTCTGGAATGGGAGCGCAACAAAGTTAAGTTACTTGAGTGGAACAGAAAGCCAAACCACCCAGTGGCAAGGATAAAAGCACTTGACAATGGCAGACATGCACAGAAGGCAGACAGTAACAAAGCAGGAGGATTGCTACCACTACTGTATCTTTGCCGTGACAGCAAAGTCATGCTCGTTACAAACTTAAAGGCTGCATGGGGGTTGTACAATGGAGCAGTGGGAACAGTAGTGGACATTGTCTACGCAGATGGTAACAGACCAACAGACGATCCCCCGCCATTACCTGATGTTGTGTATGTGCGTTTTCCAGGATATAAGGGTCCACCTTATATCAATGAAGATTCTACAGTGGTGCCAATTGTGCCCGTCAGTCGGTGCACTGACTGCTCATGTCGATGCAAGCGCCTTCAAGTTCCATTGAGATTGGCATGGGGAACAACAATCCACAAGTGCCAAGGGATGACTGTAGGTAATGGGGAAGCATTCAGATATGTTGTGATTCATCCTGGAAAGCACGATTTTGAAGCTAAGAATCCTGGAGCTTTATTTGTGGCATTGTCACGAGCAAAATCAGCGGGTGGAGAAGGCAGAGATCCTGATTTTGCATTTCATGAAGATGTACTGCTAAATGATGACAGATTCAAGCCTGTCAACACTCCAACCACCGGGCAAGAGCAGTGGAGA
- the LOC137988773 gene encoding uncharacterized protein, with protein MEISEIWTSLSAAEGNSVQCDDDHAGEEPERELVVMGNQMLSVANNLMETQQPLPQVNDSNQLEDIQLIARARAVGIQYEFAHAGVQESDDDRRKRKRRNQRRVSDGERRLCAAIGDLPPPPLAGSSQLEDEAYCAIRAFEVDQMTYRFSYCDVCKERRLEGKGTGNMCTRCRRDKKVPRVWSGENNMDPLPLPAELSGMSDAEQMLIARLAPTVHVHMLRHGGIASKGHCIAFPQAVQEPATILPRLPAEVEIIRLEDIELKKLFAG; from the exons atggaaatttctgaGATATGGACAAGCTTGTCTGCTGCTGAAGGAAATTCAGTTCAGTGTGATGATGATCATGCAG GAGAAGAGCCTGAAAGAGAGCTTGTTGTAATGGGAAATCAAATGCTCTCAGTGGCAAACAACTTGATGGAGACACAGCAACCTCTCCCACAAGTTAATGACAGCAACCAATTGGAAGATATACAGCTTATTGCAAGGGCAAGAGCAGTTGGTATACAGTATGAGTTTGCACATGCTGGTGTACAAGAAAGTGATGAtgacagaagaaaaagaaagcggcGAAATCAAAGGAGAGTATCAGATGGAGAGAGAAGGTTGTGTGCAGCCATTGGTGATCTACCACCACCTCCACTTGCAGGATCAAGTCAGCTCGAGGATGAAGCATACTGTGCTATACGTGCGTTTGAGGTCGACCAGATGACATACAGGTTTAGTTATTGTGACGTTTGCAAGGAACGGCGCTTAGAGGGCAAAGGTACAGGAAACATGTGCACTCGTTGCAGAAGAGATAAGAAGGTACCAAGAGTTTGGTCTGGTGAAAACAATATGGACCCATTGCCTCTTCCTGCGGAGTTGTCTGGAATGTCAGATGCCGAGCAGATGCTGATAGCGAGGCTAGCACCTACTGTGCATGTACATATGTTGAGGCATGGAGGTATTGCTTCAAAGGGACATTGCATTGCATTCCCTCAGGCTGTGCAAGAGCCAGCAACTATTCTCCCACGCCTACCAGCTGAGGtggaaatcatac GGTTAGAAGACATCGAGTTGAAGAAGCTCTTCGCTGGTTGA